A region of the Pseudoroseomonas cervicalis genome:
GTGCCGGCGAAGCGCCGCCAATTCTCCACATAGCCATCCGCCGAGCGCCGCAGCCCCTCGATGGCCGCCTCGTCCAGGCTGCGGATGGCGCGGGCCGGGCTGCCGACGATCAGGCTGCCATCAGGGAATTCCTTGCCCTCGGTCACCAGCGCATTGGCGCCGACCAGGCAGTTGCGGCCAATTTTTGCGCCGTTCAGCACGGTCGCGCCCATGCCGATCAGGCTGCCATCGCCGATGCTGCAGCCATGCACGATGGCATGATGGCCGATGGTGACGCCCGCACCGATGCTCAGCGGGAAGCCCGGATCGGCATGCAGCATGGCGCCTTCCTGCACATTGGTGCGGGCGCCGACGGTGATGGCGCTGCGGTCGCCACGCAGAACGGCTCCGAACCAGATGCCGACCTCGTCGCCCAGGGTGACGTCGCCGATGACATGGGCGTCGGGCGCCACCCAGAAACGCTCCGGCGCGGGCAGGCGGGGCGTCATGCCGTCCAGCTCATAGATGGGCATCGGTTCCTCCAAGGATTTCGACCAGCATGGCCTGGGCGGCGCCGCGCCGGAAGTCCGGCACGGCGCGCCGGGGCCGTTCAGCGGCCCTGGAAGGCGGGGCGGCGCTTCTCGAGGAAGGCGCGGCGACCCTCGACATAGTCGCTGCTGGCGAAGCACTGCTCGACCAGCTGGTCACAGAGAGAGGCATCCTGCAGCGCCTCATCCTTCAGCGCCTCGCCCACGATGCGCTTGATGGAGGTGACGGTGAGCGGGGCATTGCCGGCGATTTCGCGCGCCATCTCGGTGGCGAAGCCCTCCAGCTCGGCCAGCGGCAGGACGCGGTTGACCAGGCCCATCCGCTCCGCCTCGGCCGCGCTGTAGCGGCGGGCGGTGAAGAAGATCTCCTTGGTGTAGGAGGGGCCGACCAGCGTCACCAGCCGCGACACGCCCTTCAGCCCATAGCCGAGGCCGAGCCGCGCCGCCGGGATGCCGAAGGTCGAGGTCTCGCCGCAGAGGCGGATGTCGCAGCAGGTGGCCAGCGCCACGCCGCCGCCGATGCAATGCCCCTCGATCATGGCGATCGTCGGCTTGGCCAGGCGGTAGAGCCCGCCATAGACCCGCTCGGTCTGCGCCTGATAGGCGGCGACCGCCTCGGCCGAGGCGCGCTCGCTCTCGAATTTGGAAATGTCGGCGCCGGAGACGAAGGCCTTGCCGCCGGCGCCGCGCAGGATGATGACGCGCACCTCCGGATCCTCGGCGAAATCGGCCAGGATCGATTCGGCGGCCTGCCACATCTCCAGGCTGACGGCGTTGTGCCGCTCCGGATTGTTGAAGGTCATCCAGCCGATGCCGTCCGCCTTGCGGGCCAGCATCTTCGGCGTGGTGGTGGCGATCTCCATGGTATCCCCCTCCCTCAGACGATCTGCGTCGCGCGCAGCGCGTCGATGCTGGCCTGGTCGAGGCCGAGGCGCTGCAGCACCTCCTCCGTGTGCTCGCCGATGGCGGGCGGGTGGGAGACCACCTCGCTCGGGGTGCGGGACAGGCGGAAGGGCTGGCCGACATAGCGCACGGGCTCACCGCCGCGCGGCAGCTCGCGCACGATGCCCAGATGCTCGGTCTGAGCGTCCTGGAAGGCCTGGTCGATATTGTAGATCGGGCCGCAGGGCACGCCGGCGCGGTTCAGCGCATCCACCCATTCGGCGCTGCTGCGGGTGGCCGTCACGCTGGCGATCTCGGCATTCAGCGCGCGTCGCGGTTGCGGCTGCGCGATTCGCCGTCGGCATAGTCCGGATGGGTGATCCAGTCGGTGCGGCCCAGCGCCTCGGCGGTGCGCTCCCAGATCCTCTGGCCGGAGGCGGCGATGTTGATATGCCCATCGCTGGTCGGGAAGACGCCGGTCGGAATGCTGGTCGGGTGGTTGTTGCCGGCCTGCTTCGGCACCTCGCCGGCCATCAGCCAGCGGGCCGCCTGGAAATCCAGCATGAAGAGCTGCGCCTCCAGCAGGCTTGTGGAGACCCATTGGCCCCGCCCGCTCTTCTCCCGCTCCAGCAGCGCCACCATGATGCCCTGGGAGGCGAAGATGCCGGCGCAGAGATCGGCGATCGGGATGCCGACCCGCACCGGACCCTGGCCGGGCAGGCCGGTGATCGACATCAGCCCGCCCATGCCCTGGGCGATCTGGTCGAAGCCGGGGCGGTTCGCATAGGGCCCGTCCTGGCCGAAGCCGGAGATCGAGGCCAGGATGATGCGCGGATTGACCTTGGCCAGCGCCTCGTAATCGATGCCGAGCCGGCCCTTCACGTCGGGGCGGAAATTCTCCACCACCACATCGGCCTTCTCGACCAGGCGCAGGAACAGGGCGCGGCCCTCGGGGTCCTTCAGGTTCAGCGTCATGCCCCGCTTGTTGCGGTGCAGATTCTGGAAATCCGGCCCCATGCGCGGGCCGCCCATCGGGTCGCCGGCATCCAGCCCCTCGGGCATCTCGATCTTGATGACATCGGCGCCCCAATCGGCCAGCTGCCGCACGCAGGTGGGGCCGGAGCGCACCCGGGTGAGGTCCAGCACCACCGTGCCGGCAAGGGCGGAGGAAGCCGCGCGGGCGGGCCGCGGGGCGAAGG
Encoded here:
- a CDS encoding gamma carbonic anhydrase family protein, with protein sequence MPIYELDGMTPRLPAPERFWVAPDAHVIGDVTLGDEVGIWFGAVLRGDRSAITVGARTNVQEGAMLHADPGFPLSIGAGVTIGHHAIVHGCSIGDGSLIGMGATVLNGAKIGRNCLVGANALVTEGKEFPDGSLIVGSPARAIRSLDEAAIEGLRRSADGYVENWRRFAGTLRRLD
- a CDS encoding CoA transferase: MTATRSSAEWVDALNRAGVPCGPIYNIDQAFQDAQTEHLGIVRELPRGGEPVRYVGQPFRLSRTPSEVVSHPPAIGEHTEEVLQRLGLDQASIDALRATQIV
- a CDS encoding enoyl-CoA hydratase; this translates as MEIATTTPKMLARKADGIGWMTFNNPERHNAVSLEMWQAAESILADFAEDPEVRVIILRGAGGKAFVSGADISKFESERASAEAVAAYQAQTERVYGGLYRLAKPTIAMIEGHCIGGGVALATCCDIRLCGETSTFGIPAARLGLGYGLKGVSRLVTLVGPSYTKEIFFTARRYSAAEAERMGLVNRVLPLAELEGFATEMAREIAGNAPLTVTSIKRIVGEALKDEALQDASLCDQLVEQCFASSDYVEGRRAFLEKRRPAFQGR
- a CDS encoding CaiB/BaiF CoA-transferase family protein codes for the protein MNDSAFAPRPARAASSALAGTVVLDLTRVRSGPTCVRQLADWGADVIKIEMPEGLDAGDPMGGPRMGPDFQNLHRNKRGMTLNLKDPEGRALFLRLVEKADVVVENFRPDVKGRLGIDYEALAKVNPRIILASISGFGQDGPYANRPGFDQIAQGMGGLMSITGLPGQGPVRVGIPIADLCAGIFASQGIMVALLEREKSGRGQWVSTSLLEAQLFMLDFQAARWLMAGEVPKQAGNNHPTSIPTGVFPTSDGHINIAASGQRIWERTAEALGRTDWITHPDYADGESRSRNRDAR